One region of Acanthopagrus latus isolate v.2019 chromosome 24, fAcaLat1.1, whole genome shotgun sequence genomic DNA includes:
- the LOC119015501 gene encoding trace amine-associated receptor 13c-like has product MDGAEGPPLCFPNLNSSCTRPLPRPHSETAVLYTLLAFISLLTVTLNLLVIISISHFRQLHTPTNALLLSLAVSDLLVGLLVMPIEGLRYMETCWLLGRLMCALTPLISYCLLSASVGNMVLISIDRYLAICDPLLYSSKITLNRVKISICVCWACSIIYNGCILVGHLGQPDRFSSCHGECVVVISHISGILDLFFSFVGPCTVMVVLYMRVFVVAVSQVRVIRLQTAASTVRAAPITKKSERKAARTLGIVVAVFLMCFCPYYYPALAGEDTSTSLSYYALLSWIMLTNSCVNPLIYALFYPWFRKAVKLIVTLRILHSHSREVKIL; this is encoded by the coding sequence ATGGACGGTGCCGAGggccctcctctctgctttcccAACCTAAACTCCTCCTGCACGAGGCCGCTGCCTCGACCCCACTCTGAGACTGCGGTACTCTACACCCTGCTGgccttcatctctctgctcacaGTGACGCTCAACCTGCTCgtcatcatctccatctcccaCTTCCGGCAGCTTCACACCCCGACCAACGCCCTGCTTCTCTCCCTGGCTGTGTCCGACCTGCTGGTGGGGCTGCTGGTGATGCCCATCGAGGGCCTGCGCTACATGGAGACATGCTGGCTGCTGGGGAGGCTCATGTGTGCTCTGACTCCTTTGATTTCttactgtctgctctctgcctcCGTAGGCAACATGGTGCTCATATCCATAGACCGATATCTGGCTATCTGTGACCCACTGCTCTATTCATCCAAGATCACACTGAACAGAGTTAAAATTTCAATCTGTGTATGCTGGGCTTGTTCAATTATCTACAACGGGTGCATTCTGGTGGGACACTTAGGGCAGCCGgacagattcagctcctgtcatgGGGAGTGTGTGGTGGTCATCAGCCACATCTCAGGCATACTAGATctgttcttttcatttgttggaCCTTGTACTGTCATGGTTGTTCTCTATATGAGAGTGTTTGTGGTTGCTGTGTCTCAGGTGCGTGTCATTCGACTGCAGACTGCTGCCTCCACTGTGCGAGCAGCTCCAATCACTAAAAAATCAGAGAGGAAGGCAGCCAGGACTCTTGGGATTGTGGTAGCtgtgtttctgatgtgtttctgtccatATTACTATCCCGCTCTCGCTGGTGAGGACACATCCACCAGCTTGTCCTATTATGCTCTGTTGTCTTGGATCATGCTGACCAACTCTTGTGTGAACCCTCTGATCTATGCTCTCTTCTACCCCTGGTTTAGGAAAGCTGTCAAACTCATCGTCACCCTCAGAATACTGCACAGTCACTCCCGGGAAGTCAAGATCTTGTAG
- the LOC119015502 gene encoding trace amine-associated receptor 13c-like, producing the protein MDGAEGPPLCFPNLNSSCTRPLPRPHSETAVLHTLLAFISLLTVTLNLLVIISISHFRQLHTPTNALLLSLAVSDLLVGLLVMPIEGLRYMETCWLLGRLMCALTPLISYCLLSASVGNMVLISIDRYLAICDPLLYSSKITLNRVKISICVCWACSIIYNGCILVGHLGQPDRFSSCHGECVVVISHISGTVDLFMTFVGPCTVMVVLYMRVFMVALSQVRVIRLQTAASTVRAAPVAKKSERKAARTLGIVIAVFLMCFCPYYYPAFIGADTSNSLSYFAVLSWIMLTNSCVNPLIYALFYPWFRKAIKLIVTLRILHSHSREVKML; encoded by the coding sequence aTGGACGGTGCCGAGggccctcctctctgctttcccAACCTAAATTCCTCCTGCACGAGGCCGCTGCCTCGACCCCACTCTGAGACTGCGGTTCTCCACACCCTGCTGgccttcatctctctgctcacaGTGACGCTCAACCTGCTCgtcatcatctccatctcccaCTTCCGGCAGCTTCACACCCCGACCAACGCCCTGCTTCTCTCCCTGGCTGTGTCCGACCTGCTGGTGGGGCTGCTGGTGATGCCCATCGAGGGCTTGCGCTACATGGAGACATGCTGGCTGCTGGGGAGGCTCATGTGTGCTCTGACTCCTTTGATTTCttactgtctgctctctgcctcCGTAGGCAACATGGTGCTCATATCCATAGACCGATATCTGGCTATCTGTGACCCACTGCTCTATTCATCCAAGATCACACTGAACAGAGTTAAAATTTCAATCTGTGTATGCTGGGCTTGTTCAATTATCTACAACGGGTGCATTCTGGTGGGACACTTAGGGCAGCCGgacagattcagctcctgtcatgGGGAGTGTGTGGTGGTCATCAGCCACATCTCAGGAACTGTTGATCTCTTTATGACCTTTGTCGGGCCTTGTACTGTCATGGTTGTTCTCTATATGAGAGTGTTTATGGTTGCTTTGTCTCAGGTGCGTGTCATTCGACTGCAGACTGCTGCCTCCACTGTGCGAGCAGCTCCGGTTGCTAAAAAATCAGAGAGGAAGGCAGCCAGGACTCTTGGGATTGTGATAGCtgtgtttctgatgtgtttctgtccatATTATTATCCCGCTTTCATAGGTGCGGACACCTCAAACAGCTTGTCATACTTTGCGGTCTTGTCTTGGATCATGCTGACCAACTCTTGTGTGAACCCTCTGATCTATGCTCTCTTCTACCCCTGGTTTAGGAAAGCTATCAAACTCATCGTCACCCTCAGAATACTGCACAGTCACTCTCGGGAAGTCAAGATGTTGTAG
- the gart gene encoding trifunctional purine biosynthetic protein adenosine-3, with protein MAERVLVVGSGGREHALAWKLAQSSQVQQVLVAPGNAGTASCGKISNSEVSVSNHTILAQFCKDHHVGLVVVGPEVPLAAGIVDDLTAAGVPCFGPSAKAAQLEASKSFSKAFMERHGIPTARYGSFTDAQEACNYIRTAEFPALVVKASGLAAGKGVIVARDQDEACQAVMDIMKDRAFGSAGETVVVEELLEGEEVSCLCFSDGSSVSPMPPAQDHKRLQDGDLGPNTGGMGAYCPTPQVSQELLQDIREAVLQKTVDGMKEEGTPYVGVLYAGLMLTKQGPKVLEFNCRFGDPECQVLLPLLQSDLYEVILNTMSGKLASSAPVWHQDSSAVTVVMASAGYPGSYKKGVEITGLSQVQDMGLQVFHAGTTLKDGAVVSSGGRVLTVTAVRSSLETALQAANRGVAAVGFPGSVYRHDIGHRAIAHLNKHRGLTYKDSGVDIAAGNKLVDMIKPLAKATSRAGCNAELGGFAGLFDLKAAGFIDPILVSGTDGVGTKLKIAQACSQHGGLGQDLVAMCVNDVLAQGAEPLFFLDYFSCGSLDVDVAASVVGGIAKACEMAGCALLGGETAEMPGVYAPGEYDLAGFCVGAVERGALLPRLGDIAEGDTLIGVASSGVHSNGFSLVRKVLEKADLSYSSPAPFGKSGQTVGEVLLTPTKIYSRLLLPILRSGAVKAYAHITGGGLLENIPRVLPRELAVDLDASRWSIPPVFSWLHKEGGLSEEEMARTFNCGLGAVLVVSPLDAQRVLRQLQAQEEAWIVGSLAHKQPGAEPVVVRNLRHSLLSAGPASSAELVVEQNGTAPRKRTRVAVLISGTGTNLQALIEQAKRPSSSAEIVVVISNRPGVQGLKRASLAGIQTRAVDHKLYGSRAEFDSTIDRVLEEFGVELVCLAGFMRILTGTFVKKWNGKLLNIHPSLLPSFKGVNAQKQALQAGVRVAGCTVHFVAEEVDAGAIIVQEAVPVMAGDTEESLCDRIREAEHRAFPAALELVASGAVQLGEDGHITWKS; from the exons ATGGCAGAGAGGGTGCTGGTGGTTGGCAGCGGTGGACGGGAGCATGCGCTGGCCTGGAAGCTGGCCCAGTCGTCGCAGGTTCAGCAGGTCCTGGTTGCCCCGGGTAACGCGGGCACAGCCAGCTGCGGGAAGATCAGCAACTCGG AGGTGTCGGTGAGTAACCACACCATCCTGGCTCAGTTCTGCAAGGACCATCATGTGGGTCTGGTGGTGGTCGGACCGGAGGTGCCGCTGGCAGCAG GCATCGTGGACGACCTGACGGCGGCAGGAGTTCCCTGTTTTGGCCCGTCTGCCAAAGCGGCTCAGTTGGAGGCCAGCAAGAGCTTCTCCAAGGCTTTCATGGAGCGCCACGGCATCCCCACGGCTCGCTACGGCTCCTTCACCGACGCCCAGGAGGCCTGCAACTACATCCGCAC GGCCGAGTTCCCGGCGCTGGTGGTGAAGGCCAGCGGGCTGGCAGCAGGGAAGGGAGTCATCGTGGCTCGAGACCAGGACGAGGCTTGTCAGGCTGTGATGGACATCATGAAG GACCGAGCCTTTGGATCTGCAGGGGAGACTGTGGTGGTCGAGGAGCTTCTGGAGGGAGAAGAAGTGTCT tgtctgtgtttcagcgACGGCTCCTCGGTGTCCCCAATGCCTCCGGCGCAGGACCACAAGCGGCTGCAGGACGGAGACCTGGGCCCCAACACCGGCGGCATGGGGGCTTACTGCCCCACCCCTCAG GTGagccaggagctgctgcaggacatcAGAGAGGCGGTGCTGCAGAAGACTGTGGACgggatgaaggaggaggggacTCCTTATGTTG GTGTGCTGTACGCTGGACTAATGCTGACCAAACAGGGGCCGAAGGTCCTCGAGTTCAACTGTCGGTTTGGAGACCCCGAGTGTCAG GTGCTGCTGCCGCTCCTGCAGAGCGACCTGTACGAGGTGATCCTGAACACCATGAGTGGCAAACTGGCCTCCAGCGCCCCCGTGTGGCACCAGGACAGCTCTGCGGTCACCGTGGTCATGGCCAGCGCCGGTTACCCCGGCTCCTACAAGAAGGGGGTGGAGATCACAG GTCTGTCTCAGGTTCAGGACATGGGGCTGCAGGTTTTCCACGCCGGCACCACCCTGAAGGACGGAGCCGTGGTGTCCAGCGGCGGGCGGGTCTTGACTGTCACCGCGGTGAGGTCGTCCTTGGAGACGGCTCTGCAGGCGGCCAATCGGGGCGTGGCGGCCGTCGGCTTCCCAGGCAGCGTGTACCGCCACGACATCGGCCACCGGGCCATCGCTcacctgaacaaacacag AGGTCTGACCTATAAGGACAGCGGGGTGGACATCGCTGCCGGTAACAAGCTTGTGGACATGATCAAGCCTCTGGCCAAGGCGACCTCCCGAGCTG GGTGTAACGCAGAACTGGGAGGCTTTGCTGGCCTGTTTgacctgaaggcagcaggatTCATTGACCCGATCCTGGTGTCCGGGACCGACGGAGTGGGGACCAAACTCAAG aTTGCGCAGGCGTGCAGCCAGCATGGCGGCCTGGGGCAGGACCTGGTGGCCATGTGTGTGAACGATGTTCTGGCTCAAGGCGCCGAGCCGCTCTTCTTCCTCGACTACTTCTCCTGTGGAAGCCTGGACGTCGACGTGGCCGCCTCGGTGGTCGGTGGCATCGCTAAAGCCTGCGAGATGGCCGGCTGTGCTCTGCTGG GTGGTGAGACGGCAGAAATGCCGGGCGTCTACGCTCCAGGAGAGTACGACCTGGCTGGGTTCTGCGTGGGAGCGGTGGAGCGTGGAGCCCTGCTGCCCCGGCTGGGCGACATCGCAGAGGGGGACACGCTGATCGGCGTGGCCTCGTCTGGGGTCCACAGCAACGGCTTCAGCCTGGTCCGCAAAGTCCTGGAGAAGGCCGACCTCAGCTACAGCTCCCCTGCTCCTTTTGGCAAGTCAGGACAGACTGTTG GCGAGGTTCTGCTGACGCCAACAAAGATCTACAGCCGTCTGCTGCTGCCGATCCTTCGCAGCGGGGCTGTCAAAGCCTACGCTCACATCACAGGGGGTGGACTTCTGGAGAACATCCCCCGGGTGCTGCCCCGGGAGCTGGCTGTCGATTTAG ATGCCTCTAGATGGAGCATCCCCCCGGTGTTTTCCTGGCTCCATAAGGAGGGGGGTctgagtgaggaggagatggcCCGCACCTTCAACTGCGGCCTGGGGGCGGTGCTGGTAGTTTCCCCCCTGGATGCTCAGAGGGTCTTACGCCAGCTTCAGGCCCAGGAAGAGGCCTGGATTGTGGGCTCACTGGCACACAAACAGCCTG GGGCAGAACCCGTGGTGGTCAGAAACCTGAGACACAGCCTGCTGAGCGCAGGACCGGCCTCCAGTGCAGAGCTGGTGGTCGAGCAGAATGGAACCGCGCCACGCAAGAGGACCAGAGTCGCTGTTCTGATCTCTGGAACAG GCACCAACCTGCAGGCGCTGATCGAGCAGGCCAAACGACCGTCCAGCTCAGCAGAGATCGTGGTGGTCATCTCCAACAGACCTGGAGTTCAGGGCCTGAAGAGAGCGTCGCTGGCAGGCATCCAGACACGG GCGGTGGACCACAAACTGTACGGGAGCCGAGCAGAGTTTGACAGCACTATAGATCGCGTGCTGGAGGAGTTTGGGGTCGAGCTGGTGTGTCTTGCTGGATTCATGAGGATCCTCACGGGAACATTTGTCAAGAAATGGAATG GAAAGCTCCTGAACATCCACCCATCCCTGCTGCCTTCCTTCAAGGGTGTGAATGCCCAGAAGCAGGCGCTGCAGGCCGGGGTGCGGGTTGCTGGCTGCACGGTCCACTTTGTTGCA GAAGAGGTGGATGCAGGTGCCATCATTGTGCAGGAGGCGGTGCCAGTGATGGcgggagacacagaggagagccTGTGCGACAGAATCCGAGAAGCCGAGCACCGAGCCTTCCCCGCTGCTCTGGAGCTGGTAGCCAGCGGGGCCGTCCAGCTGGGAGAGGACGGACACATCACCTGGAAGAGTTAG
- the n6amt1 gene encoding methyltransferase N6AMT1, translating into MSAGYPTPVYSHAGRGDFRDVYEPAEDSFLLIDALEKDAEKLQLMSPCVCLEVGSGSGVVSAFLASVVGPSALYLCTDVNPAAAQCTAKTASCNNVSLQPVITSLAESLLPRLNGKVDVLLFNPPYVVTPSEEVGSRGLEAAWAGGQRGREVTDRFLPAVAQLLSTEGLFYLITIAENDPEEIIRLLAQCGLVGESVLCTRARNERLSVLRFHRR; encoded by the exons ATGTCTGCGGGCTATCCCACTCCAGTTTACTCTCATGCTGGAAGAGGAGACTTCCGAGATGTTTACGAGCCTGCAGAGGACTCTTTCCTGTTGATAGACGCTCTGGAGAAAGATGcagagaagctgcagctcatgag cccgtgtgtgtgtctggaggtgGGCAGCGGTTCAGGAGTGGTGTCAGCATTTCTGGCATCGGTGGTTGGACCTTCAGCTTTATATCT CTGCACTGATGTCaatcctgcagcagcacagtgtaCCGCAAAGACAGCGTCCTGTAATAACGTGTCCCTGCAGCCAGTCATCACATCCCTG GCGGAGAGTCTTCTGCCCCGCTTGAACGGCAAAGTGGACGTCCTTCTCTTCAACCCTCCCTACGTGGTCACACCGTCCGAGGAG GTCGGCAGCAGAGGTTTAGAGGCCGCCTGGGCTGGAGGGCAGCGAGGACGAGAGGTGACCGACAGATTTCTGCCTGCCGTAGcccagctgctctccactgaAGGGTTGTTTTACCTCATAACCATTGCTGAGAACGATCCAG AGGAGATCATCCGACTACTGGCCCAGTGCGGTTTGGTGGGAGAGTCAGTCCTGTGTACGAGAGCCAGAAACGAGAGGCTCTCCGTCCTGCGTTTCCACAGAAG GTGA